The proteins below come from a single Deinococcus aquiradiocola genomic window:
- a CDS encoding DUF5682 family protein: MTPSISIFPIRHHGPGSARSLEHALSQLNPDVLLVEGPSDADSVLPFLAQKDMKPPVALLGYVNDDPSRASFWPFVAFSPEFVAFRWAAKAGVAARFMDLPASATLAGERGDDDTDDLHSDPLRVLAEAAGYADFERWWETLVEARGDDFEVFDAINEAMRAVRADAPAASGREAAREACMRQAIRAALKGGAGRVAVVCGAWHAPALDVEAFTAKDDAALLKGLPKAKVTLTWVPWTHGRLSTGSGYGAGVRSPGYYHHLFTTRRDVTERWFARVARLLRAERLEASSASVIEATRLANTLAALRGRALPGLDELNEAALSVFGWDGDLPLRLIERQLVVGEALGEVPGGVPTVPLAQDLARLQKSLRLKVQAEQLELTLDLRTDNDLARSVLFHRLNLLGVPWARERHAGGRGTFREVWALVWKPEFSVRLVEASRSGQTVMDAATAVAVESARGAGTLAELTTLLEAVRYADLSGALPVALSALDARAAGSADVSDLLEALPPLARLARYGDVRGRDGGANVLAGATFRTLLTRAGVGLPLAGVGIADDAAATLRGYVHGADAAVRLLDDPDALAGWQAALTRLADRDDAHPLLSGDAVRRLRDASVLDGAEVERRLGLALSSGVPLEVTAWLDGFLGDSGALLMHDPALLGLLDGWLSGLDAAVFGETLPLLRRVFSRFERPERRRIGEALRGAGASVRVAREVNEERALRAVPVVLRLLGVNA, from the coding sequence ATGACTCCGTCCATCTCCATCTTTCCTATCCGTCATCACGGCCCCGGCTCGGCGCGCAGCCTTGAGCACGCGCTGTCGCAGCTCAATCCGGACGTGCTGCTGGTCGAGGGGCCGTCCGACGCCGATTCCGTTCTCCCGTTCCTGGCTCAGAAGGACATGAAGCCGCCCGTGGCGCTGTTGGGCTACGTGAACGACGACCCTTCCCGCGCGTCGTTCTGGCCCTTCGTGGCGTTCAGTCCGGAGTTCGTGGCGTTCCGCTGGGCGGCGAAGGCCGGGGTGGCAGCGCGGTTCATGGATCTTCCAGCCTCGGCAACCCTGGCAGGCGAGCGCGGGGATGACGACACGGACGACCTGCACAGCGACCCCCTGCGGGTGCTGGCGGAGGCGGCGGGGTACGCGGATTTCGAGCGCTGGTGGGAGACGCTGGTCGAGGCGCGTGGGGATGATTTCGAGGTCTTTGACGCGATCAACGAGGCCATGCGGGCGGTGCGGGCGGACGCTCCGGCGGCGTCGGGCCGGGAGGCGGCGCGGGAGGCGTGCATGCGGCAGGCGATCCGCGCGGCGCTGAAGGGTGGGGCGGGGCGCGTGGCGGTGGTGTGCGGGGCGTGGCACGCTCCGGCGCTGGACGTGGAGGCGTTCACGGCGAAGGATGATGCGGCGCTCCTGAAGGGCCTGCCGAAGGCGAAGGTGACGCTGACGTGGGTGCCGTGGACGCACGGTCGCCTGAGCACGGGCAGCGGGTACGGGGCGGGCGTGCGGTCGCCGGGGTACTACCATCACCTGTTCACGACGCGGCGGGACGTGACGGAGCGGTGGTTCGCGCGGGTGGCGCGGCTGCTGCGTGCGGAGCGGCTGGAGGCGAGCAGCGCTTCGGTGATCGAGGCGACGCGGCTGGCGAACACCCTGGCGGCCCTGCGCGGCCGGGCGCTGCCGGGCCTGGACGAGCTGAACGAGGCGGCCCTGAGCGTGTTCGGCTGGGACGGTGATCTTCCCCTGCGGCTGATCGAGCGGCAGCTGGTGGTGGGGGAGGCCTTGGGTGAGGTGCCGGGTGGCGTGCCGACGGTGCCGCTGGCGCAGGATCTGGCGCGCCTCCAGAAGAGCCTGCGGCTGAAGGTGCAGGCGGAGCAGCTGGAGTTGACCCTGGACCTTCGTACGGACAACGATCTGGCGCGCAGCGTGCTGTTTCACCGGCTGAACCTGCTGGGCGTGCCGTGGGCGCGGGAGCGGCACGCGGGCGGGCGCGGGACGTTCCGGGAGGTGTGGGCGCTGGTCTGGAAGCCGGAGTTCAGCGTGCGGCTGGTCGAGGCGAGCCGAAGCGGGCAGACGGTGATGGACGCGGCGACGGCGGTGGCGGTCGAGTCGGCGCGGGGGGCGGGCACGCTGGCGGAATTGACGACGCTGCTGGAGGCGGTGCGCTACGCCGATCTGAGCGGTGCGCTGCCGGTGGCCCTCTCTGCCCTGGACGCGCGGGCGGCAGGCAGTGCGGATGTAAGCGACCTGCTGGAGGCCCTGCCGCCCCTGGCACGGCTGGCACGGTACGGGGACGTGCGTGGCCGGGACGGAGGGGCGAACGTGCTGGCGGGCGCGACGTTCCGGACGCTGCTCACGCGGGCGGGTGTGGGCCTGCCGCTGGCGGGGGTGGGGATTGCGGACGACGCGGCGGCCACGCTGCGCGGGTACGTGCACGGGGCGGACGCGGCGGTGCGGCTGCTGGATGACCCGGACGCTCTGGCCGGGTGGCAGGCGGCCCTGACCCGCCTCGCTGACCGGGACGACGCGCACCCGCTGCTGAGCGGGGACGCGGTGCGCCGGTTGCGGGACGCGTCGGTGCTGGACGGCGCGGAGGTGGAGCGCCGCCTGGGGCTGGCCCTGAGCAGCGGCGTGCCGCTGGAGGTGACGGCGTGGCTGGACGGCTTCCTGGGCGACAGCGGCGCCCTCCTGATGCACGATCCGGCGCTGCTGGGCCTGCTGGACGGCTGGCTGTCCGGGCTGGACGCGGCCGTGTTCGGGGAGACGCTGCCGCTGCTGCGGCGGGTGTTCTCGCGCTTCGAGCGGCCGGAACGCAGGCGGATCGGGGAGGCGCTGCGCGGGGCGGGCGCGTCCGTGCGCGTGGCGCGCGAGGTGAACGAGGAGCGGGCGCTGCGGGCCGTGCCGGTGGTGCTGCGGCTGCTGGGGGTGAACGCATGA
- a CDS encoding VWA domain-containing protein, which yields MTHDTERLRRWRLVLGGGDADGLSAGEGPPVQLSALETRMDDALSGLYDADPTSRRGGLGASAPKVARWLADLREFFPGGVVRVMQGDAIERLNLQQLLFEPEMLDSVEPDVNLVGTLLTLKGVMPEKAKDAARAVVRRVVDDLTRRLEEPTRAAVTGSLNRAQRNFRPRPAEIDWDRTIRANLKTYQPDRNTVIPERLIGMGRRRRSLRDIVLCLDQSGSMASSVVYAGVFGAVLASLPAVSTRVVVFDTEVVDLSEHLEDPVDVLYGIQLGGGTDINRALAYCQGVIRRPEQTVMVLISDLYEGGNEREMLARARALKDGGVQLIALLALSDDGAPGYDHGVARALAGMGVPAFACTPDHFPGLMAAAVRGDDVGAWAGEQGLVVRGGAAG from the coding sequence ATGACACACGACACGGAACGCCTGCGCCGCTGGCGGCTGGTGCTGGGCGGGGGAGACGCGGATGGCCTGAGCGCCGGTGAGGGACCGCCGGTGCAGCTGTCCGCGCTGGAGACCCGCATGGACGACGCCCTGAGCGGCCTGTACGACGCGGACCCCACGTCGCGCCGCGGTGGGCTGGGGGCGAGCGCCCCGAAGGTCGCGCGCTGGCTGGCGGACCTGCGCGAGTTCTTCCCGGGTGGCGTGGTGCGCGTCATGCAGGGCGACGCCATCGAGCGGCTGAACCTCCAGCAGCTGCTGTTCGAGCCGGAGATGCTGGACAGCGTGGAGCCGGACGTGAACCTCGTCGGGACCCTCCTGACCCTCAAGGGTGTGATGCCCGAGAAGGCCAAGGACGCCGCCCGCGCCGTCGTGCGCCGCGTGGTGGACGACCTGACGCGCCGCCTGGAGGAACCCACCCGCGCCGCCGTGACCGGCAGCCTGAACCGCGCGCAGCGCAACTTCCGGCCCCGCCCGGCCGAGATCGACTGGGACCGCACCATCCGCGCGAACCTGAAGACGTACCAGCCGGACCGGAACACCGTCATTCCGGAGCGGCTGATCGGCATGGGCAGAAGGCGCCGCAGTCTGCGGGACATCGTGCTGTGCCTCGACCAGTCGGGCAGCATGGCGAGCAGCGTCGTGTACGCCGGGGTGTTCGGCGCGGTGCTGGCGTCCCTCCCGGCCGTCAGCACGCGCGTCGTGGTGTTCGACACGGAGGTCGTGGACCTCAGCGAGCACCTGGAGGACCCGGTGGACGTGCTGTACGGCATTCAGCTGGGCGGCGGCACGGACATCAACCGGGCGCTCGCGTACTGCCAGGGCGTCATCCGGCGGCCCGAGCAGACGGTGATGGTGCTCATCAGCGACCTGTACGAGGGCGGCAACGAGCGCGAGATGCTGGCCCGCGCCCGCGCCCTGAAGGACGGCGGCGTGCAGCTCATCGCGCTGCTGGCCCTGTCGGACGACGGCGCGCCCGGTTACGATCACGGCGTGGCGCGCGCACTGGCGGGCATGGGTGTCCCGGCCTTCGCGTGCACGCCGGACCACTTTCCGGGCCTGATGGCCGCCGCGGTCCGTGGGGACGACGTGGGCGCCTGGGCGGGCGAGCAGGGGCTGGTGGTGCGGGGCGGCGCGGCCGGGTAG
- the infA gene encoding translation initiation factor IF-1: MARRRLPEQREKSKNKESDTVRAEGVITEALPNTTFRVQLDTGHDLLAYISGKMRIHYIRILPGDRVVLEISPYDTTRGRIVYRK, from the coding sequence GTGGCAAGAAGAAGGCTTCCTGAGCAACGCGAGAAGAGTAAGAACAAGGAATCGGACACGGTACGCGCCGAGGGCGTGATCACCGAGGCACTCCCCAACACGACCTTCAGGGTCCAGCTCGACACCGGGCATGACCTGCTGGCGTACATCAGCGGCAAGATGCGGATTCACTACATCCGGATCCTGCCCGGTGACAGGGTGGTACTGGAGATTTCTCCTTACGACACCACGCGTGGCCGCATCGTCTACCGCAAGTAG
- the rpmJ gene encoding 50S ribosomal protein L36 has translation MKVRSSVKKMCDKCKVIRRHGRVIVICENVKHKQRQG, from the coding sequence ATGAAGGTACGCAGCAGCGTCAAGAAGATGTGCGACAAGTGCAAGGTCATTCGTCGCCACGGACGCGTGATCGTGATTTGCGAGAACGTGAAGCACAAGCAGAGGCAAGGCTGA